From Pontibacter actiniarum, a single genomic window includes:
- a CDS encoding TonB-dependent receptor, whose amino-acid sequence MLMLLFAAGVQAQVTTSGINGVVKDSQGETLIGATVQAIHQPSGTTYGTTTNAEGQFTIPNMRVGGPYTVNVSYIGFNTRTYNGLNLTLGNPLRLDVALEMQSNALSEVTIVSDKNSVISAQRNGTATNVSQEQISELPTISRSVQDFARLTPQASAMTNNSDGSPMGVTFAGQSNKFNQFTVDGANANDAFGLSASGTNGGQAAANPIPLESVQELQVLLSPYEVTQGGFTGGGINAVTKSGTNAFHGSAYTYYQNQDFIGEGVTTDLKYADFSKKTYGASLGGPILKNKLFFFANAERIESSTPLPFNPAEAGSGSKFDVETLQSIRDYVRNTYNYDLGGFTDINKEITSTSLFARLDWNISNKHKLTLRHSYIQGDNDALSRSANSITFANSGYTFSNNQNSSVIELNSNFDNNTSNVFRVTYNRIRDSRKTGLFPNVSIQSNSLNYNLGSDYSSARNSLDQDNFTLVDNFTIYKGAHTITIGTNNEFYNTNNVFLQNYYGSYTYKDVEVKDANGKVIGSIPAYQLFMENKKAPSNYYVGFSTKGGNDDAASVIHAAQFGLYAQDVWNVTDRFRLTYGLRVDMPVFFNKPDENELFNKSEFASKYDVATNKPPKTTLYYSPRVGFNLDVNGDGATQLRGGAGLFTGRVPFVWISNQYGGTGVASIRYSTTGSKSPDLRFEYDPTDTHLGSFIPSEYKTAATEINVTDRNFKFPQVFRTNLAVDQQLPWWGLVGTLEGMYTKTLNNIEYKNLNLKAPEGDVTIGNSTRPWYSSRISSDFTDVIYLTNTSKGYSYNFTAQLQKPMERGWTGSIAYTYGHSMSLNDGTSSTAMSNWRYAYNVDGLNNLDLARSNYDLGSRVVGYASKTVKYGRFATTVGLVYTGQSGSTLSYLYDGNINGDDLSGNTNDASLFYVPATFEEANLVAFTRDGKTVAPEQQWADFQAFVADNEYLKDNMGKVTERNGDRMPWENHFDLKIAQDIYVVKDHKLQLGIDVINVSNLLNKDWGWSYYQSNQSMNIFQRSGDPSQTPGFKFDITKMNEVEGKLKPYTVSDYGSRWKAQVSLRYSF is encoded by the coding sequence ATGCTCATGTTGTTATTTGCCGCCGGTGTACAGGCCCAGGTAACGACAAGTGGCATCAACGGTGTCGTTAAAGACTCGCAGGGCGAAACCCTGATCGGCGCTACCGTGCAAGCGATCCATCAGCCCTCAGGCACCACCTATGGTACGACAACCAACGCTGAAGGCCAGTTCACAATCCCTAACATGCGTGTTGGCGGCCCTTATACGGTTAACGTTTCGTATATCGGCTTTAACACCAGAACGTACAACGGCCTTAACTTAACGCTGGGTAACCCGCTGAGACTGGATGTGGCACTGGAAATGCAGTCAAACGCTTTGTCAGAGGTTACAATCGTTTCAGACAAGAACTCTGTGATCAGCGCCCAAAGAAACGGCACAGCTACAAACGTGTCGCAGGAGCAGATTTCGGAGCTTCCGACTATCAGCAGAAGCGTGCAGGATTTTGCCCGCCTGACGCCACAGGCTTCGGCCATGACCAACAACTCTGACGGCAGCCCGATGGGTGTTACATTTGCCGGCCAGTCTAACAAGTTCAACCAGTTTACAGTAGACGGTGCCAACGCCAATGACGCCTTTGGCCTTTCTGCCTCAGGTACCAACGGCGGACAGGCTGCCGCTAACCCAATCCCGCTTGAGTCTGTTCAGGAACTCCAGGTGTTGCTTTCTCCGTACGAAGTAACACAGGGTGGTTTCACAGGTGGTGGTATCAACGCCGTTACAAAGAGTGGTACCAACGCCTTCCACGGTTCAGCTTATACTTATTACCAGAACCAGGACTTTATTGGCGAAGGGGTTACAACTGACCTGAAGTACGCTGATTTTAGCAAGAAGACCTACGGTGCCAGCCTTGGCGGCCCTATCCTGAAGAACAAACTGTTCTTCTTTGCTAACGCTGAAAGAATCGAGAGCTCTACCCCGTTACCTTTTAACCCAGCTGAAGCTGGCTCAGGCTCTAAATTCGATGTGGAGACGCTGCAGTCGATCCGCGATTATGTTAGAAACACCTACAACTACGACCTTGGCGGCTTTACCGACATCAACAAAGAGATTACCTCTACTTCTTTGTTTGCCCGTCTGGACTGGAACATCAGCAACAAGCATAAGTTAACGCTTCGCCACAGCTATATCCAGGGCGACAACGACGCCTTGAGCCGCAGCGCCAACAGCATAACGTTCGCAAACAGTGGCTATACGTTCTCTAACAACCAGAACTCCTCTGTGATTGAGTTGAACAGTAACTTCGACAACAACACGTCTAACGTGTTCCGCGTTACCTACAACCGCATCCGCGACAGCAGAAAGACAGGCCTGTTCCCGAACGTGTCTATCCAGTCTAACTCATTGAACTACAACCTGGGTTCAGATTATTCTTCAGCCCGCAACAGCCTTGACCAGGACAACTTTACGTTGGTAGATAACTTCACCATCTACAAGGGAGCTCACACGATCACGATCGGTACCAACAACGAGTTCTATAACACGAATAACGTGTTCCTGCAGAACTACTACGGCTCTTATACTTACAAAGACGTAGAGGTGAAAGACGCAAATGGCAAAGTGATAGGCAGCATCCCAGCCTACCAGCTGTTTATGGAAAACAAGAAGGCTCCGTCTAACTACTATGTAGGCTTCTCTACGAAGGGTGGTAACGATGATGCCGCGTCAGTGATACATGCTGCTCAGTTTGGTTTGTACGCCCAGGATGTCTGGAACGTGACGGACAGGTTCAGATTGACGTACGGCTTGCGTGTAGACATGCCAGTGTTCTTCAACAAACCGGATGAAAACGAGCTGTTCAACAAGTCTGAGTTTGCCTCGAAGTATGACGTAGCCACAAACAAGCCTCCGAAGACAACGCTGTACTACTCTCCGCGTGTGGGCTTTAACCTGGATGTTAACGGCGATGGAGCAACACAGCTGCGCGGTGGTGCCGGTTTATTCACAGGCCGTGTTCCTTTTGTATGGATCTCTAACCAGTATGGTGGTACAGGCGTAGCCTCTATCAGATACAGCACGACAGGCTCAAAGTCTCCGGACCTGCGCTTCGAGTATGACCCTACCGACACGCACTTGGGTTCATTTATCCCATCGGAGTACAAAACAGCTGCTACTGAGATCAACGTAACAGACCGTAATTTCAAGTTCCCGCAGGTTTTCCGCACCAACTTAGCCGTTGACCAGCAACTGCCTTGGTGGGGACTGGTAGGAACCCTGGAAGGTATGTACACCAAAACGCTGAACAACATCGAGTACAAGAACCTTAACCTGAAAGCGCCTGAGGGAGATGTAACCATCGGTAACTCTACGCGCCCTTGGTATAGCTCAAGAATCAGCTCTGACTTTACAGACGTTATTTACTTAACCAACACAAGCAAAGGCTACTCTTACAACTTTACAGCGCAGTTGCAAAAGCCAATGGAAAGAGGCTGGACTGGTAGCATCGCCTACACCTACGGCCACTCCATGTCCCTGAACGACGGCACCAGCTCTACAGCGATGTCTAACTGGCGTTATGCGTACAACGTAGACGGCCTTAACAACCTGGACCTGGCGCGCTCTAACTACGACCTTGGCTCACGTGTGGTAGGCTACGCTTCTAAAACCGTGAAGTATGGTCGCTTTGCCACCACTGTTGGCTTAGTGTACACCGGTCAGTCTGGTTCTACACTGTCTTACCTGTACGATGGCAACATCAACGGTGATGACCTTTCTGGCAACACCAATGATGCGAGCTTGTTCTATGTACCGGCAACGTTTGAAGAAGCAAACCTTGTGGCCTTCACAAGAGACGGCAAAACAGTTGCTCCAGAGCAGCAGTGGGCCGACTTCCAGGCTTTCGTAGCTGACAACGAGTACCTGAAGGACAACATGGGCAAAGTTACTGAGCGCAACGGCGACAGAATGCCTTGGGAAAACCACTTCGACCTGAAGATTGCTCAGGACATCTACGTAGTGAAAGACCACAAGCTGCAGTTGGGTATCGACGTGATCAACGTTAGCAACCTGCTGAACAAAGACTGGGGCTGGAGCTACTATCAGTCTAACCAGAGCATGAACATCTTCCAACGCTCAGGAGACCCTTCACAAACGCCAGGCTTTAAGTTCGATATAACGAAAATGAATGAGGTTGAAGGCAAACTGAAGCCGTACACTGTAAGTGACTACGGTTCACGCTGGAAAGCTCAGGTAAGCTTACGTTACTCTTTC